TGGCCTTGTTTGGGGCTCCTGAAGAACTAACCCCCAACGAACAGGTGCGGCGGGCGATCGCGGCGGCTCGACAGATGTACCGCTCACTCAACGACCTCAACCAGCGCTGGCAGGAGCAAGGCATCAACCAAGTCCAGTTCCGCTGTGGCATCCATCAAGGAACCGCAGTCGTGGGCATGTTTGGCAGTGCTGACCGCGCTGACTATACAGCGATTGGCCCTAGTGTCAACATTGCTTCGCGCATCCAAGAGGCAGCAGAGCCTAACTGCATTCTGGTTTCGGCAGCAGTAGCAGACTATTTGGATGAAGAAGAAATCACTAAATTCAGCCCGCTCAAGCTGAAAGGAGTGGATGAAACGGTATTGACTTTTGCCCTCAAAACAGAAGGGTAGTCGTAGGAGCATTCAAAAGCCGCAGACTTAGACGAAAGTGGCAACGTGCTGTTACAGCATTTTTTGCGCTTGTTTGACAAAGTGAATAAACTCGTCCCAACCGTTAAGGCCACCATTAACGGCGCGTCTAACTTGTTCCCAATCCTGCTTCTGGACGGCTGCATCAACTTCGCGATCGTAAAAATACAAAGCTAAAATTTCGGCAGCAATCTTGGGGTCAAGTGCCAGATCTGGATTGTCTTCTAGTGGGCACCCTAGCTTTTGACCATATTCTCGATAGTTCGCTCGTCCCGTGATTTGTACAAAACCACGTCCGTGGTAGCGGGCTCCATCGCCTGGATAGATGTTGCCCAAGTCTTCTCGGTTCTCGTACCTTTCCGTGAAATAATCGTTGCCGCCCCACTCGTGAATTGGACGGAAACCTCCAGTCTCTACTCCGATGGTGGCGATCGCGGCAATTAAGGTTGGGCGGTTGAGCAACCGCTGCTGCTGGAATGCTTGCAAAACCCCTGGTAAGTAATTCTGCACGTCACCCAGAGGGCAGTCTAGAATATCAGCGACTTGCCTTGGGGCCAGCATCTCCAGCAAAGGATTACAATCAGGAATTGTTTTTGCTTGAATTAACTGCTTAGCAATCTCTGGAGTGAGGTCGTCATTCGCCGCGTTAAATGCTTGACAAAAACGGGCGATCGCCGCAGAAGTTAAAGCACCACAGTGACCATCTGGTTCACCAATGGGCATTTGTAAGTCACGCAATCGGACTTGGATCTGCTTCACTAAATCCGCATCCTGGGCAACCTGTTTCAAGGTTAAGGTAGCAGTTCCATTACAAATATCTTGTAACCGCATTGCAAATTTCTCAGCTTTGCTCCGATTATCTCAAAAAGCGAGCTGGCATGAGGAATCGTTAGAATTTGTATACCCTACTGGGAAATTAGCCGAATTTCGCGGGCTTGTTTGAAGTTTGCCAATGACACGATTTATTGATTCCACTCCTCAAACAGAGTCTGCTAATTGGCGTCGCCACGTTGATCCACCCCGTCTTTGGTGGATGACGATCTCAGGGTCAGTGCTGCTGCACTTGCTCTTGGCGTTGACTTTACGGTGGTGGTCGCTCCAGGCGGCGATCGCCCAATCGTCAGCAGCAAGTTCTGTTCCTATCGAGTTAATTGATCTGGCTCCTGAGACAGCCACCCCTGATGACCTAGCCTCTTCTCTAACTGCTACATCTGCTCAAGACCCTACACCTGCCGAGC
This region of Trichocoleus desertorum NBK24 genomic DNA includes:
- a CDS encoding glycoside hydrolase family 19 protein, encoding MRLQDICNGTATLTLKQVAQDADLVKQIQVRLRDLQMPIGEPDGHCGALTSAAIARFCQAFNAANDDLTPEIAKQLIQAKTIPDCNPLLEMLAPRQVADILDCPLGDVQNYLPGVLQAFQQQRLLNRPTLIAAIATIGVETGGFRPIHEWGGNDYFTERYENREDLGNIYPGDGARYHGRGFVQITGRANYREYGQKLGCPLEDNPDLALDPKIAAEILALYFYDREVDAAVQKQDWEQVRRAVNGGLNGWDEFIHFVKQAQKML